In one Dama dama isolate Ldn47 chromosome 5, ASM3311817v1, whole genome shotgun sequence genomic region, the following are encoded:
- the LGALS3BP gene encoding galectin-3-binding protein isoform X1: protein MALLRLLCMWLLVAGTQEPAGVKDGDMRLADGGSANEGRVEIYYSGQWGTVCENMWDLTDASVVCHALGFRNATEALGGAAFGPGHGPIMLDEVRCMGTEPSLANCSSLGWMRSNCRHDQDASVICTNETRGVYTLDLSGELPAALEQIFESQKGCDLFIRVKAREEDELAMCAHKLILSTNPEAQGLWKEPGSRVTMEVDPECVPVVRDFISYLYSRRIDVSLSSVKCLHKLASAYQATQLQSYCGHLFAILIPQDPSFRTPLELHAYALATRDPMLEEICVQFLAWNFGALTQAEAWPSVPLALLQDLLSRTELVVPSELVLLLAVDEWSRERRPSHEEVEGLVEKVRFPMMPPRDLFSLQFNLSLYWSQEALLQKKILQALEFHTVPFELLAQYWGLNLTEDAYQPRLYTSPTWSESIMSSSYNPYRSFQTPPHPSFLFQASSVSWSFVYLPTLQNCWNYGFSCSSDDPPLLALSKSRYSNPTIGYENRALLHCEGGFVADIIDFKGWKALIPSALGTNSSRNASFFPCPAGFFSRFQVVIRPFYLTNSTGID, encoded by the exons AACCTGCAGGCGTGAAAGACGGTGACATGAGGCTAGCCGACGGGGGTTCCGCCAACGAGGGCCGCGTGGAGATCTACTACAGCGGCCAGTGGGGGACGGTGTGTGAGAACATGTGGGACCTAACAGATGCCAGCGTCGTCTGCCATGCCCTGGGCTTCCGGAACGCCACCGAGGCTCTGGGTGGGGCCGCCTTCGGGCCAG GACACGGTCCCATCATGCTGGACGAGGTGAGGTGCATGGGGACAGAGCCCTCGCTGGCCAACTGCTCATCCCTGGGCTGGATGCGGAGCAACTGCAGACACGACCAGGACGCCAGCGTGATCTGCACCAACG AAACCAGAGGTGTCTACACCCTCGACCTGTCCGGCGAACTCCCCGCGGCTCTAGAGCAGATCTTTGAGAGCCAGAAGGGCTGTGACCTGTTCATCAGGGTGAAGGCGAGAGAGGAGGACGAGCTGGCCATGTGCGCCCACAAGCTGATCTTGTCCACCAATCCCGAGGCCCAAGGCCTGTGGAAGGAGCCGGGCAGCAGGGTCACCATGGAGGTGGATCCCGAGTGTGTGCCTGTCGTCAGGGACTTCATCAG TTACCTCTACTCCCGGAGGATCGACGTGTCTCTGTCGTCGGTGAAGTGTCTGCACAAGCTCGCCTCTGCCTACCAGGCCACGCAGCTGCAGAGCTACTGCGGGCACCTCTTTGCCATCCTCATCCCCCAGGACCCCTCCTTCCGGACGCCCCTGGAGCTCCACGCCTACGCCCTGGCCACCCGGGACCCCATGCTGGAGGAGATCTGCGTGCAGTTCCTGGCCTGGAACTTCGGGGCCCTGACGCAGGCTGAGGCCTGGCCGAGCGTCCCCCTGGCCCTTCTCCAAGACCTGCTCTCCAGGACCGAACTGGTGGTGCCCAGCGAGCTGGTCCTGCTGCTGGCCGTGGACGAGTGGAGCCGAGAGAGGCGCCCTTCCCATGAGGAAGTGGAGGGCTTGGTGGAGAAGGTGCGGTTCCCCATGATGCCGCCCCGGGACCTGTTTTCACTGCAGTTTAACTTGTCCCTGTATTGGAGTCAGGAGGCGCTCCTCCAGAAGAAGATACTGCAGGCCCTGGAGTTCCACACCGTGCCCTTCGAGCTGCTGGCTCAGTACTGGGGCCTGAACCTCACCGAGGACGCCTACCAGCCCCGGCTTTACACCTCGCCCACCTGGAGTGAGTCCATAATGAGCTCCAGTTACAACCCCTACCGGTCCTTCCAGACCCCCCCGCATCCCAGCTTCCTCTTCCAGGCCAGCTCTGTCTCCTGGTCTTTCGTCTACCTCCCCACCCTCCAGAACTGCTGGAACTACGGgttctcatgctcctccgatgACCCCCCACTCCTGGCTCTCTCCAAGTCCAGATACTCCAATCCCACCATCGGCTATGAAAACCGGGCCCTGCTGCACTGTGAGGGGGGCTTCGTGGCAGACATCATCGACTTCAAGGGCTGGAAGGCCCTGATCCCCAGCGCCCTGGGTACCAACAGCTCCAGGAATGcttccttcttcccctgcccGGCAGGGTTCTTCAGCAGGTTCCAGGTCGTCATCCGTCCCTTCTACCTGACCAACTCCACCGGCATAGACTAG
- the LGALS3BP gene encoding galectin-3-binding protein isoform X2, whose amino-acid sequence MALLRLLCMWLLVAGTQGVKDGDMRLADGGSANEGRVEIYYSGQWGTVCENMWDLTDASVVCHALGFRNATEALGGAAFGPGHGPIMLDEVRCMGTEPSLANCSSLGWMRSNCRHDQDASVICTNETRGVYTLDLSGELPAALEQIFESQKGCDLFIRVKAREEDELAMCAHKLILSTNPEAQGLWKEPGSRVTMEVDPECVPVVRDFISYLYSRRIDVSLSSVKCLHKLASAYQATQLQSYCGHLFAILIPQDPSFRTPLELHAYALATRDPMLEEICVQFLAWNFGALTQAEAWPSVPLALLQDLLSRTELVVPSELVLLLAVDEWSRERRPSHEEVEGLVEKVRFPMMPPRDLFSLQFNLSLYWSQEALLQKKILQALEFHTVPFELLAQYWGLNLTEDAYQPRLYTSPTWSESIMSSSYNPYRSFQTPPHPSFLFQASSVSWSFVYLPTLQNCWNYGFSCSSDDPPLLALSKSRYSNPTIGYENRALLHCEGGFVADIIDFKGWKALIPSALGTNSSRNASFFPCPAGFFSRFQVVIRPFYLTNSTGID is encoded by the exons GCGTGAAAGACGGTGACATGAGGCTAGCCGACGGGGGTTCCGCCAACGAGGGCCGCGTGGAGATCTACTACAGCGGCCAGTGGGGGACGGTGTGTGAGAACATGTGGGACCTAACAGATGCCAGCGTCGTCTGCCATGCCCTGGGCTTCCGGAACGCCACCGAGGCTCTGGGTGGGGCCGCCTTCGGGCCAG GACACGGTCCCATCATGCTGGACGAGGTGAGGTGCATGGGGACAGAGCCCTCGCTGGCCAACTGCTCATCCCTGGGCTGGATGCGGAGCAACTGCAGACACGACCAGGACGCCAGCGTGATCTGCACCAACG AAACCAGAGGTGTCTACACCCTCGACCTGTCCGGCGAACTCCCCGCGGCTCTAGAGCAGATCTTTGAGAGCCAGAAGGGCTGTGACCTGTTCATCAGGGTGAAGGCGAGAGAGGAGGACGAGCTGGCCATGTGCGCCCACAAGCTGATCTTGTCCACCAATCCCGAGGCCCAAGGCCTGTGGAAGGAGCCGGGCAGCAGGGTCACCATGGAGGTGGATCCCGAGTGTGTGCCTGTCGTCAGGGACTTCATCAG TTACCTCTACTCCCGGAGGATCGACGTGTCTCTGTCGTCGGTGAAGTGTCTGCACAAGCTCGCCTCTGCCTACCAGGCCACGCAGCTGCAGAGCTACTGCGGGCACCTCTTTGCCATCCTCATCCCCCAGGACCCCTCCTTCCGGACGCCCCTGGAGCTCCACGCCTACGCCCTGGCCACCCGGGACCCCATGCTGGAGGAGATCTGCGTGCAGTTCCTGGCCTGGAACTTCGGGGCCCTGACGCAGGCTGAGGCCTGGCCGAGCGTCCCCCTGGCCCTTCTCCAAGACCTGCTCTCCAGGACCGAACTGGTGGTGCCCAGCGAGCTGGTCCTGCTGCTGGCCGTGGACGAGTGGAGCCGAGAGAGGCGCCCTTCCCATGAGGAAGTGGAGGGCTTGGTGGAGAAGGTGCGGTTCCCCATGATGCCGCCCCGGGACCTGTTTTCACTGCAGTTTAACTTGTCCCTGTATTGGAGTCAGGAGGCGCTCCTCCAGAAGAAGATACTGCAGGCCCTGGAGTTCCACACCGTGCCCTTCGAGCTGCTGGCTCAGTACTGGGGCCTGAACCTCACCGAGGACGCCTACCAGCCCCGGCTTTACACCTCGCCCACCTGGAGTGAGTCCATAATGAGCTCCAGTTACAACCCCTACCGGTCCTTCCAGACCCCCCCGCATCCCAGCTTCCTCTTCCAGGCCAGCTCTGTCTCCTGGTCTTTCGTCTACCTCCCCACCCTCCAGAACTGCTGGAACTACGGgttctcatgctcctccgatgACCCCCCACTCCTGGCTCTCTCCAAGTCCAGATACTCCAATCCCACCATCGGCTATGAAAACCGGGCCCTGCTGCACTGTGAGGGGGGCTTCGTGGCAGACATCATCGACTTCAAGGGCTGGAAGGCCCTGATCCCCAGCGCCCTGGGTACCAACAGCTCCAGGAATGcttccttcttcccctgcccGGCAGGGTTCTTCAGCAGGTTCCAGGTCGTCATCCGTCCCTTCTACCTGACCAACTCCACCGGCATAGACTAG